The following are encoded together in the Nocardioides sp. Arc9.136 genome:
- a CDS encoding ABC transporter substrate-binding protein has product MAITKKPFAVLAAAALAVSLAACGGDDGDGGGAGGSSNEEGTAGGTAIFFNGARNTEHWDPQRMYIGRDLNNAGRLFYRSLVAFPASNDPEEGTTPVPDLATDTGTTEDGGKTWQFTIRDDVKWEDGEPITCEDFAYGASRNFATDVIIGGPANYLFTYLDIPTGKDGLPAYKGPYTGEGQELFDKAVSCDGQTITYKMKKAWPDFPLSAASLRYLDPYREDLDKGDANNFAIISNGPYKLESTWKEGTGATFVRNENWDESTDTIRKALPDEWEFREGDEDEAIYEQLFADSGDAQYAVTERRVPPTFFGRLEEAGDRYTTVESPYVDYVVPNFNSPVFKDLACREALALATDKAGWIQAGGGEKAFTPAYSVINPTLPGYQPNPAFENIPDEGDAEAAKAKLEECSAPKPVEIKFTYSGGTPTSDKQARALKEAWDAAGFETQLDPLQDTYYSVIQKPDADFDVTWGGWGADWPSIGTVIPPLFDSRINLTGSSNGNDYGNYKGGPEVDKMIDAAYAETDLDAAAEKWAEVDAKLGEDVAYIPLEITIFNFLHGSKVTGYANNVSVNGYADLALIGVEQ; this is encoded by the coding sequence ATGGCGATCACGAAGAAGCCGTTCGCAGTCCTCGCGGCTGCGGCGCTTGCCGTCTCGCTCGCCGCGTGCGGCGGCGACGACGGCGACGGCGGCGGCGCCGGTGGCAGCAGCAACGAAGAGGGCACCGCTGGCGGTACCGCGATCTTCTTCAACGGTGCCCGGAACACCGAGCACTGGGACCCGCAGCGGATGTACATCGGCCGCGACCTGAACAACGCGGGCCGCCTGTTCTACCGCAGCCTCGTCGCGTTCCCGGCGTCGAACGACCCGGAGGAGGGCACCACGCCCGTCCCGGACCTCGCCACCGACACCGGCACCACCGAGGACGGCGGCAAGACCTGGCAGTTCACGATCCGCGACGACGTCAAGTGGGAGGACGGCGAGCCGATCACCTGCGAGGACTTCGCCTACGGCGCCTCGCGGAACTTCGCCACCGACGTCATCATCGGTGGTCCGGCGAACTACCTGTTCACCTACCTCGACATCCCCACGGGCAAGGACGGCCTCCCGGCCTACAAGGGCCCGTACACCGGCGAGGGCCAGGAGCTGTTCGACAAGGCCGTCTCCTGCGACGGCCAGACGATCACCTACAAGATGAAGAAGGCCTGGCCGGACTTCCCGCTCTCGGCCGCGTCGCTGCGCTACCTCGACCCGTACCGCGAGGACCTCGACAAGGGCGACGCGAACAACTTCGCCATCATCTCCAACGGTCCCTACAAGCTCGAGAGCACCTGGAAGGAGGGCACCGGCGCGACCTTCGTCCGCAACGAGAACTGGGACGAGTCCACCGACACCATCCGCAAGGCGCTCCCCGACGAGTGGGAGTTCCGCGAGGGCGACGAGGACGAGGCGATCTACGAGCAGCTCTTCGCCGACTCCGGTGACGCGCAGTACGCCGTGACCGAGCGCCGCGTTCCCCCGACGTTCTTCGGCCGTCTCGAGGAGGCCGGCGACCGCTACACCACCGTCGAGTCGCCCTACGTCGACTACGTCGTGCCGAACTTCAACTCCCCGGTCTTCAAGGACCTCGCCTGCCGCGAGGCGCTGGCGCTGGCCACCGACAAGGCCGGCTGGATCCAGGCCGGTGGTGGCGAGAAGGCCTTCACCCCCGCGTACTCCGTGATCAACCCGACGCTGCCCGGCTACCAGCCGAACCCGGCGTTCGAGAACATCCCGGACGAGGGTGACGCCGAGGCCGCCAAGGCCAAGCTCGAGGAGTGCTCCGCTCCGAAGCCGGTCGAGATCAAGTTCACCTACTCCGGTGGCACGCCGACCTCGGACAAGCAGGCTCGGGCCCTCAAGGAGGCCTGGGACGCCGCTGGCTTCGAGACGCAGCTCGACCCGCTGCAGGACACCTACTACTCCGTGATCCAGAAGCCGGACGCCGACTTCGACGTCACCTGGGGTGGTTGGGGCGCTGACTGGCCGTCCATCGGCACGGTCATCCCGCCGCTGTTCGACAGCCGGATCAACCTGACCGGCTCGTCCAACGGCAACGACTACGGCAACTACAAGGGTGGTCCGGAGGTCGACAAGATGATCGACGCGGCCTACGCCGAGACCGACCTGGACGCCGCTGCCGAGAAGTGGGCGGAGGTCGACGCCAAGCTCGGTGAGGACGTCGCCTACATCCCGCTCGAGATCACGATCTTCAACTTCCTCCACGGATCGAAGGTCACCGGGTACGCCAACAACGTGTCCGTGAACGGTTACGCCGACCTCGCCCTCATCGGCGTCGAGCAGTAA
- a CDS encoding ABC transporter permease, whose product MIAYVVRRLLIGGILLIVMSFVTFGLFFASPINPADFACGKNCSAAQKAETAAALGYDDNFVNQWADFAKGVVAGRDFPDDPKLRETAPETIVHCDAPCLGYSRERSATVTDLIKDTMPVSVSLAIGAFVLWMIGGVLFGVIAALRKGTFIDRGVVGLSLIFYAFPTFFVGLLLYKFVAIQWGWVDIPRYQTIEDGGIGGWLSGLMLPAITLALFFMAAYVRMTRAFVLEALTEDYVRTAKAKGLPGRKVTFKHALRAALTPIVTMAGLDFAGLLGGAIITESVFNYPGLGKLAVQANSDFDLPTLVGLVILLAAFVILANIIVDLLYAVIDPRVRLS is encoded by the coding sequence TTGATCGCCTACGTGGTGCGCCGCCTGCTCATCGGCGGCATCCTCCTGATCGTGATGAGCTTCGTGACCTTCGGGCTCTTTTTCGCCTCGCCGATCAACCCGGCTGACTTCGCCTGCGGAAAGAACTGCTCCGCGGCGCAGAAGGCGGAGACCGCCGCAGCCCTCGGCTACGACGACAACTTCGTCAACCAGTGGGCCGACTTCGCCAAGGGCGTCGTCGCCGGCCGTGACTTCCCCGACGACCCGAAGCTCCGCGAGACCGCGCCCGAGACGATCGTGCACTGCGACGCGCCCTGCCTGGGCTACTCGCGGGAGCGCAGCGCGACGGTGACTGACCTGATCAAGGACACGATGCCGGTCTCGGTGTCCCTCGCGATCGGTGCCTTCGTGCTCTGGATGATCGGCGGGGTGCTCTTCGGCGTCATCGCCGCCCTGCGCAAGGGCACGTTCATCGACCGCGGTGTCGTGGGTCTGTCCCTCATCTTCTACGCCTTCCCGACCTTCTTCGTCGGCCTGCTGCTCTACAAGTTCGTGGCCATCCAGTGGGGCTGGGTCGACATCCCGCGCTACCAGACCATCGAGGACGGCGGCATCGGCGGGTGGCTCTCCGGCCTGATGCTGCCCGCCATCACGTTGGCGCTCTTCTTCATGGCCGCCTACGTCCGGATGACGCGGGCGTTCGTGCTCGAGGCACTGACCGAGGACTACGTGCGTACCGCCAAGGCCAAGGGCCTGCCCGGACGCAAGGTGACGTTCAAGCACGCCCTGCGGGCGGCGCTGACGCCGATCGTCACGATGGCGGGGCTCGACTTCGCCGGCTTGCTGGGCGGTGCCATCATTACCGAGTCGGTGTTCAACTACCCGGGCCTCGGCAAGCTCGCCGTCCAGGCGAACAGCGACTTCGACCTCCCGACCCTCGTCGGCCTGGTCATCCTGCTGGCGGCCTTCGTCATCCTGGCCAACATCATCGTCGACCTGCTCTACGCGGTGATCGACCCGCGCGTGCGGCTGAGCTGA
- a CDS encoding ABC transporter ATP-binding protein, which produces MADVHSAGDAFLSVEDLKVHFPTPDGLVKATDGLSFTLGRGRTLGIVGESGSGKSVSSSAILGLHRGSRAQVSGRIMLDGVDLLTLSDEDMRKRRGKDVAMIFQDPLSAMHPYYTVGNQIMEAVRVHSDMNKKQARARAIDMLGRVGIPQPDRRVDDYPHQFSGGMRQRAMIAMGLINNPGLLIADEPTTALDVTVQAQILDLLQDLQREFDSAIILITHDLGVVAEMADDVLVMYAGKAVEHGEAREILLHPEMPYTWGLLSSVPDVHGDLSAQLVPIPGSPPSLLSPPPGCAFHPRCPHREKVPGDLCRTVAPDLVPGTRGGGHVKRCHLADPDAVYQAEIRPRTAPDLVEEI; this is translated from the coding sequence GTGGCTGACGTTCACAGCGCAGGGGACGCCTTCCTGTCCGTCGAGGACCTGAAGGTGCACTTCCCGACCCCCGACGGTCTCGTCAAGGCGACCGACGGGCTCTCCTTCACCCTCGGCCGCGGCCGGACCCTCGGCATCGTCGGGGAGTCCGGCTCGGGCAAGTCGGTGTCGAGCTCGGCGATCCTCGGGCTGCACCGGGGCAGCCGGGCCCAGGTGAGCGGCCGGATCATGCTGGACGGGGTGGACCTGCTGACGCTGTCCGACGAGGACATGCGCAAGCGCCGCGGCAAGGACGTCGCGATGATCTTCCAGGACCCCCTGAGCGCGATGCACCCGTACTACACGGTCGGCAACCAGATCATGGAGGCCGTCCGGGTCCACTCGGACATGAACAAGAAGCAGGCCCGGGCCCGCGCGATCGACATGCTCGGCCGGGTCGGCATCCCGCAGCCGGACCGACGCGTCGACGACTACCCGCACCAGTTCTCCGGTGGCATGCGCCAGCGCGCCATGATCGCGATGGGACTGATCAACAACCCCGGCCTGCTGATCGCCGACGAGCCCACGACGGCGCTCGACGTCACGGTGCAGGCCCAGATCCTCGACCTGCTGCAGGACCTGCAGCGCGAGTTCGACTCGGCGATCATCCTGATCACCCACGACCTGGGTGTCGTCGCCGAGATGGCCGACGACGTGCTCGTGATGTACGCCGGCAAGGCGGTCGAGCACGGCGAGGCCCGCGAGATCCTCCTGCACCCCGAGATGCCCTACACCTGGGGCCTGCTCTCCAGCGTGCCGGACGTCCACGGCGACCTCTCCGCGCAGCTGGTCCCGATCCCGGGCAGCCCGCCCAGCCTGCTCAGCCCGCCTCCGGGCTGCGCGTTCCACCCCCGCTGCCCGCACCGCGAGAAGGTCCCGGGCGACCTGTGCCGCACGGTCGCGCCCGACCTGGTGCCGGGCACCCGCGGCGGCGGGCACG